TAGGTTTAACTACTAAATGAATGTTTGTTCCATTAAACATATATGCTTTTTCATTTTCAATATTTTTTTCTATTTTTTCATCATCAATTTTAACTTCTTTAATATATTGTCCCCAACTTAAGAAATTATCATCATGTAAACCTTGAGATTCAATAAATTTAACTGCTCCTGCATGTTGAGCTTTAACAAATTTATTTGTTGAATATAAGTTTAATCCTGAGTTAATTTCAACATTTGGTGTAACTTTATAGTTTAACTTAGAATCTGACTCTGCAGCCCATAAATGAGCCTCTGTACTTGATTTACCGTATTTATACTTACCAATCAATTCTTGTGAGAAGTCAACTCTTCCATGTTTATAAGAAACTTTTCCTGAACCTTGTACAAATGTAAATGTATTGCTTAAAGTACCATCTGATTTTAATTTATTATATGTATGTGCATTTAAGTTTGCTTCTAAATTAACTGCATCTGTTGCAGCATAAGTTAATTTATTAGTTGTCCATGCAAATAATTCATGATCTTTTATTTTAACTTTACTTAAATCAGTCACATCTATATTATCTAATCTATAAGCTACATCTAAATTGTGAGTGAATTTAACTTTACCTACCATAGGAGTTGCAGTTAATCCTAATCCACCTACAAATGAATTTACATGTTTAACTTTCTTACTTTTTACTTTTAAATCAGTTGATTTTAAAATATCTAATGCTTTTGCTCTAAAAGTAAATTCATTTATAGGTTTAATTTCTAACTTATTATCAGTTTTAAAGAAATTATCTAAAATTAAAACCTCAGGAGTAGCTTCAAAGTCATGTTTAACAGTTACTTTATCAGTATTTTCTGTACTGAACATAACTTTATTTCCTGTATATTTAACACCAACAAATGCTTCTGGCATATGTTTCATATTTCCTTTTTGCTCTCCATTGCTGTCAAATTTAGATACAACTTCTGCAGCATAGTTTAATTTACCTGTTAATTCTAATCCTTTAACACCTTTATAAACTGCTTTGTTTTCTAAACCAACATTCACAACATTAGCTTCTTCTACAGGTAAGATTGTACCTAAGTTGAAGTAAGCTTTGTGTTCTAATGATAAATCTTTAGCTAATCTATCTGTAGTTAATTTAACTTCACCTTTTAAGTTTCCACCAGTTGGTAAGAATGCTTTAACATCATCTTTAACTTCTCCTGCTGAGTCTATAGCTTTAGTTTTGAAGTTTCCTAATCTATGAGTTAATTCTGCTGAAACATCTGCTTTTTCTAATTTAGTATCAGCTTTAACAAATGATTCTAATCTATGAGACTGTGCTGCGAAATCTTTAGAGTTATATAACATTCCTAATCTATAGTTAATGTTATCATATTTTCCATATCCTACACCTGATAATAGAATTGTTTCTCCATCATCAAATGAGTATCCGTTATCTCTATTTGCATCTCCTGCATGTTCTTTAACTTGATCTTTAACATTTCCATCTTTAATTCTATATGCTCCAGTTAAAGATACGCTTGAATTTTCAGTAACTTTACCGTCATATCTTACTCCTAAATATCCAGGAGTTTCAAGTGTTCCTGGTGTTCCTTTCCCTTTTAATTGTCCACCAGCAAATACAAATGTATCTTTATTAGAATCTAGGTATAATCCTAAATCTAATTTAGTTGATAATCCATATTCAAATGCAACTGGTGAAGCTTGTATATCATCAGATTTAACTGTTGCTTCTGAATTTGATTTAACATAACCAGTAACATTAGCAAATGAAGCTACTGAAGTTAATGCTAAAACTCCTAATAATGTTTTTTTCATTTCTATTCCTCCTAAAATATCCATTTTTTGTTTATTTCCTTACTTGATTTTACCTTCAAAACTAGATTTTGTCAAGTAAATTTTTAATTTTTTATATTTTTTATTATTTTTCTATTAGTTTTTCCTTATAATAACTGATTATTTATTGTTTAAATAATTTCTATTACTCTTTTTATAATTATTTTTTTCAAATTCTATCAATTGATCTATATTAATATCAATTTTATTAAAAAAACCTTTTACCTCATCTTCAGTATATTTTCTAGTTTCTACATAAAAACGTATTTTTTCTATCACATTTTTATTAATTTTAATATCTTTTTTATTTTCTGTTATTTCATTTAAAAATTTGGCTGCCTTATCTAAAGAATCATAAGCCTCTTTTATTGCTAACATTTGAAAAACATGTATTTGACCTGGATACTCTACTAATTTAGCATCTACTTTACTGTTTATTAAATTTTGATAAAACACAACAGAATCATCCTGAAGTATTTCATAATCTGAAACATGTATCAATGTTTTAGGAAACCCTTTTAAATCCTTTGCATAAACAGGTGATATATACCTATTATTCTTATCTTTTTCAGCTATAAAATATGGCATATTTTCCAACATTTTTATTCTATTTTCTAAATTATATGGATTACCGAATAAAACATCTTTTTTAAGATTTCTTTCCCTACTTTCAACCTTATTAGTAGCATCTAAATAAGGTGACATTAAAAATATTCCTGCTGGAAGTGGTAATTGATTATCTCTCAGATATATAGTAGAGGTTGAAACTATATTCCCACCTGAACTATCTCCTATAAATACTACTTTGTTATGTGAGTACCCCATTTTTAAAGCAAGTCTATATGCGTTTAAAAAATCTTTATTTTGTATAGGGAATCTATGTTGGTATCCCATATGCAAATCAACTATCATCACATCAAATCCTGGAAGTTTTTTTGAAAAGTTTAAATAAAAATCTCTTCTAGCAATCTTATATGGATTTAAGAATGACCCCCCATTTCCAACTATAATTAGCTTCTTTTCCTTATTATTCTTAGTAAAATATTGTTCTATTCTTGTACCTTCTTCATCATATACTCTAAAATCATATTCTTCCGGTACAACATAATCTTCAATCTCTAAACCTACTGATGTATATAGAGCATACATAGAATCCCTATCTACCTTAGGTGAAAAGTTATATGCTAACATACTATATATTTTTGATTTACCAGATATATTTTCAGGTAATTCTACATTAGAACAAGAAAACACAGTAATTACTGTTATTAAACCTATTAATAATTTACTTAATTTATTTAGCATTTAACTTCACTATCTCTATAATTACATCTCTTGCTTTCATCATATCTTCTAAACAAGAGAATTCAAATTCACCATGGAAGTTTTCCCCACCAACAAATATATTAGGAGTTGGTAGACCCATATATGAAATCTTAGAACCATCTGTTCCTCCACGTATAGGTATAATTTTAGGTTTAATATCTAAATTTTTCATTGCTTGTTCCGCTATATTAACACATTCCATATTATCTTTTATAATATCTCCCATGTTATAGTATTGATCATGCATTACATATGTAACAACTTCTCCGTATTTTTCATTTATTTT
This is a stretch of genomic DNA from Streptobacillus felis. It encodes these proteins:
- a CDS encoding alpha/beta hydrolase fold domain-containing protein, giving the protein MLNKLSKLLIGLITVITVFSCSNVELPENISGKSKIYSMLAYNFSPKVDRDSMYALYTSVGLEIEDYVVPEEYDFRVYDEEGTRIEQYFTKNNKEKKLIIVGNGGSFLNPYKIARRDFYLNFSKKLPGFDVMIVDLHMGYQHRFPIQNKDFLNAYRLALKMGYSHNKVVFIGDSSGGNIVSTSTIYLRDNQLPLPAGIFLMSPYLDATNKVESRERNLKKDVLFGNPYNLENRIKMLENMPYFIAEKDKNNRYISPVYAKDLKGFPKTLIHVSDYEILQDDSVVFYQNLINSKVDAKLVEYPGQIHVFQMLAIKEAYDSLDKAAKFLNEITENKKDIKINKNVIEKIRFYVETRKYTEDEVKGFFNKIDINIDQLIEFEKNNYKKSNRNYLNNK